In a single window of the Pseudogemmatithrix spongiicola genome:
- a CDS encoding outer membrane protein assembly factor BamB family protein, with product MKPVVLHHVIRAALVGALALRAVDAQHVRPSTAPGGVGRVALPDARGNVAGEWRVWGADAWSSRYSPLDQINAQNFNRLEQAWEWSAAPFGADEYYRTTPLYANGRLFTVATTRRIAAAIDPETGETLWSYRLEEGIRWQKAPRQFAGRGLTYWTDGTIERIILVTPGYHMVSLDARTGIPDPNFGVNGVVDLQAGLGFPLVPLAVDDTGSLVISDAAPLRRARPGEGWDPVKRIGADGSVGIDPVHGQIANSSPAIMVNDVIVVGNSSIHGYYPIRVRNLPGFIRGYDVRTGRQLWKFNLVPQPGEFGAETWERGSKIGDEGVGKNDAWATYSADPALNLVYIPVGMPLMDEYGGHRPGDNLYGNSLVAIDAKTGQRKWHFQMVHHDIWDYDNPVAPNLFDATVNGRRRQMISQPTKQGWLYVFDRATGEPIWPIVERPVPQSNVPGEKSSPTQPIPTRPAPYAQQGLEEEDLIDYTPAIRDSALAMARKCRMGPYYIPAVLSDGTSDGGLRCAWYAPGASGGVNIDGGAAVDLETGMMYVAALSGLSTMSLQKDPCSEFRYSSPRDNCGLIGALPPPPGYVAPESRGGGFAGRANASMLHGVSILKPKELGGITAYDMNTGDKRWWIPNGGMVPVTSNDPLFRGVNLPPRPAGGQAQVIVTKSLVIYGTGRSGGVPNTPPRLFAVDKATGREVGAVEIPSRTTAVPMTFMHRGKQYIVFATGAGRSTSLVALRLPD from the coding sequence GTGAAGCCTGTCGTCCTGCACCACGTCATCCGCGCCGCGTTGGTCGGCGCGCTCGCGCTCCGCGCCGTGGACGCACAGCATGTGCGGCCCAGCACCGCGCCAGGCGGCGTCGGACGCGTGGCACTGCCAGATGCCCGCGGCAACGTCGCCGGCGAGTGGCGCGTGTGGGGCGCCGACGCGTGGAGCTCGCGCTATTCGCCGCTCGACCAGATCAACGCGCAGAACTTCAATCGCCTCGAGCAGGCGTGGGAGTGGAGCGCCGCGCCCTTCGGCGCGGATGAGTACTACCGCACCACGCCGCTCTATGCGAACGGCCGGCTGTTCACCGTCGCGACCACGCGGCGCATTGCGGCGGCCATCGATCCCGAGACGGGCGAGACGCTGTGGTCGTACCGGCTGGAGGAAGGCATCCGCTGGCAGAAGGCGCCGCGGCAGTTCGCCGGCCGCGGGCTCACGTATTGGACCGACGGCACGATCGAGCGCATCATCCTCGTGACGCCGGGCTACCACATGGTGTCGCTCGATGCACGGACCGGCATTCCCGACCCGAACTTCGGCGTGAACGGCGTGGTCGACCTGCAGGCCGGCCTCGGCTTCCCGCTCGTGCCGCTTGCAGTGGATGACACCGGCTCGCTCGTGATTTCCGATGCGGCACCGCTGCGCCGCGCGCGGCCCGGCGAAGGGTGGGATCCCGTGAAGCGCATTGGCGCCGACGGCAGCGTCGGCATCGATCCCGTGCACGGCCAGATCGCCAACAGCTCGCCGGCCATCATGGTCAACGACGTCATCGTCGTCGGGAACTCGAGCATCCACGGCTACTACCCGATCCGCGTGCGCAACCTGCCGGGCTTCATCCGCGGCTATGACGTGCGCACCGGCCGTCAGCTGTGGAAGTTCAACCTCGTGCCGCAGCCGGGCGAGTTCGGCGCCGAGACCTGGGAGCGCGGCTCCAAGATCGGCGACGAAGGCGTCGGCAAGAACGACGCGTGGGCCACGTACTCGGCCGATCCGGCGCTGAATCTCGTGTACATCCCCGTCGGCATGCCGCTGATGGACGAATACGGCGGCCATCGCCCGGGCGACAATCTCTACGGCAACTCGCTGGTCGCGATCGATGCGAAGACCGGCCAGCGGAAGTGGCACTTCCAGATGGTGCACCACGACATCTGGGACTACGACAACCCGGTCGCGCCGAACCTCTTCGACGCGACGGTGAACGGTCGGCGTCGGCAGATGATCTCGCAGCCGACCAAGCAGGGCTGGCTGTATGTGTTCGACCGCGCTACCGGCGAGCCCATCTGGCCGATCGTCGAGCGTCCGGTGCCGCAGAGCAACGTGCCTGGCGAGAAGAGCTCGCCCACGCAGCCGATTCCGACGCGCCCCGCGCCGTACGCGCAGCAGGGTCTCGAAGAAGAGGATCTCATCGACTACACGCCGGCCATCCGCGACTCGGCGCTGGCCATGGCCCGGAAGTGCCGCATGGGTCCGTACTACATCCCAGCGGTGCTGAGCGATGGCACGAGCGATGGCGGCCTGCGCTGCGCGTGGTACGCCCCGGGCGCCTCGGGCGGCGTGAACATCGACGGCGGCGCCGCCGTGGACCTCGAGACGGGCATGATGTACGTGGCCGCGCTGAGCGGGCTCTCGACGATGTCGCTGCAGAAGGATCCCTGCTCGGAGTTCCGCTACAGCTCGCCGCGCGACAACTGCGGGCTGATCGGCGCGCTGCCGCCGCCGCCCGGGTACGTGGCGCCGGAATCCCGCGGCGGTGGGTTCGCCGGCCGCGCCAATGCCTCGATGCTGCACGGCGTGTCGATCCTGAAGCCGAAGGAACTCGGCGGCATCACCGCCTACGACATGAACACGGGCGACAAGCGCTGGTGGATTCCCAACGGCGGCATGGTGCCGGTCACCAGCAACGATCCGCTCTTCCGCGGGGTAAACCTGCCGCCGCGACCGGCGGGCGGGCAGGCGCAAGTGATCGTGACGAAGTCGCTGGTCATCTACGGCACGGGTCGCTCCGGCGGCGTTCCGAATACGCCGCCGCGGCTCTTCGCGGTCGACAAGGCCACGGGCCGCGAGGTCGGCGCCGTCGAGATTCCCTCGCGCACCACCGCGGTGCCGATGACGTTCATGCACCGCGGCAAGCAGTACATCGTGTTCGCCACGGGGGCGGGTCGCAGCACGTCGCTCGTGGCGCTGCGACTGCCGGACTAG
- a CDS encoding c-type cytochrome, with protein MRVLLILATAGLLGAAATLDDPTTANGVYTRRQADEGRDLFALACQNCHAPTQHAGNDFRSKWFGRSLGELFGYLRREMPKTDPGTMSDEEYAALVAYLMRINRMPAGQNPLAADSAVLHRIRIDSIPSAPVPHPDTR; from the coding sequence ATGCGAGTTCTCCTCATCTTGGCGACCGCGGGGCTCCTCGGTGCCGCCGCGACCCTCGACGATCCGACCACCGCCAACGGCGTGTACACGCGGCGCCAAGCGGATGAAGGCCGCGACCTCTTCGCGCTGGCCTGCCAGAACTGCCACGCGCCCACGCAACATGCGGGCAACGACTTTCGCAGCAAGTGGTTCGGCCGCTCGCTCGGCGAGTTGTTCGGCTACCTGCGCCGGGAGATGCCGAAGACCGATCCCGGCACGATGAGCGACGAGGAGTACGCGGCGCTCGTGGCGTACCTGATGCGCATCAACCGCATGCCGGCGGGCCAGAACCCCCTCGCGGCGGACTCCGCCGTGCTGCATCGTATCCGCATCGATTCGATTCCGTCGGCGCCGGTGCCGCACCCGGACACCCGCTGA
- a CDS encoding HupE/UreJ family protein translates to MMHQPRRLIVALLAALALFGAPRPLDSHEIPERVALRAWALPRGDSLVLLLRAPLESMRDLDFPERADGALDLGRVRPLLDDAARTWLAPFVVLRADGTALDAPRVAAARIALPDDRSFDDAASAERGFGAAPLADTIAIPWRQAQFDVALVFAVPDAGAALALDLRLARLGVRTYSVLHLVGADGGVRTLSYVGDPGSIPLEPRWWENLWRFLSEGFRHILGGIDHLLFVFCLVLPLRRWRPLVAIVTAFTVAHSITLGAAALGVVPTALWFPPLIEAAIALSILWLTVENVLLPTARLEGRWRTAFAFGLIHGFGFSFALREQLQFAGGDLVVALAAFNLGVEAGQLAVVGVALLALAALRRQIPEERQHLITWVGSAFVAHTAYHWAAARVADFSAHDVALAWPSVDGPFVLALVRAALVACIALAAALGLRQLYDRLLRN, encoded by the coding sequence ATGATGCACCAGCCACGCCGCTTGATCGTCGCGCTGCTCGCCGCGCTCGCCCTGTTCGGCGCGCCGCGACCACTCGACTCGCACGAGATTCCCGAGCGCGTCGCCCTGCGCGCCTGGGCGCTGCCGCGCGGCGATTCGCTCGTGCTGCTGCTCCGCGCGCCGCTGGAGTCCATGCGCGACCTCGACTTCCCCGAGCGCGCGGACGGCGCGCTCGACCTCGGGCGCGTGCGCCCACTGCTCGACGACGCGGCCCGCACCTGGCTCGCCCCGTTCGTCGTGCTCCGCGCGGATGGCACGGCGCTCGACGCGCCGCGCGTGGCGGCGGCGCGCATCGCGCTGCCGGACGACCGGAGCTTCGATGATGCGGCGAGCGCGGAGCGCGGATTCGGCGCGGCGCCCCTCGCCGATACCATCGCGATTCCCTGGCGACAGGCGCAGTTCGACGTCGCACTGGTCTTCGCGGTGCCGGACGCAGGCGCCGCGCTTGCGCTCGACCTGCGCCTCGCGCGGCTTGGGGTGCGCACCTACAGCGTGCTGCATCTCGTCGGCGCCGACGGCGGCGTGCGCACCCTCTCGTACGTCGGTGACCCCGGCAGCATCCCGCTCGAGCCGCGCTGGTGGGAGAACCTCTGGCGGTTCCTGTCGGAGGGATTCCGCCACATCCTCGGCGGCATCGATCACCTGCTCTTCGTATTCTGCCTCGTGCTGCCCCTGCGGCGCTGGCGGCCGTTGGTCGCGATCGTGACGGCGTTCACCGTGGCGCACTCGATCACGCTCGGCGCGGCGGCGCTCGGCGTCGTGCCGACCGCGCTGTGGTTCCCGCCGCTCATCGAGGCGGCGATCGCGCTGTCCATCCTCTGGCTGACGGTGGAGAACGTGCTGCTGCCCACGGCGCGGCTCGAAGGGCGCTGGCGCACCGCCTTCGCCTTCGGGTTGATCCATGGCTTCGGGTTCTCGTTCGCGCTGCGCGAGCAACTGCAGTTCGCCGGCGGCGATCTCGTCGTGGCATTGGCGGCCTTCAACCTCGGCGTCGAGGCCGGACAGCTCGCGGTCGTCGGCGTGGCATTGCTCGCGCTCGCCGCGCTGCGGCGGCAGATACCCGAGGAGCGGCAGCACCTGATCACCTGGGTCGGCAGTGCCTTCGTCGCCCACACGGCGTATCACTGGGCGGCTGCGCGCGTGGCGGACTTCTCGGCGCACGACGTGGCGCTGGCGTGGCCGAGCGTGGATGGGCCGTTCGTGCTCGCGTTGGTGCGGGCGGCGCTCGTGGCCTGCATCGCGCTAGCGGCCGCGCTGGGCCTGCGCCAGCTCTATGACCGCTTGCTGCGTAATTAG